Proteins co-encoded in one Microbacterium hydrocarbonoxydans genomic window:
- a CDS encoding ECF transporter S component, whose product MSGTDASGRRSHSRFRFPTAILLTCAALGVAGGALLAPANWISTILFPGLPFVSVGLAGLWLLPSVIALRLLRRPLVGLLVGLLAGLVIVPFSGYGFSSVATNLWWAAFTELPFLFVLWRYWGTWMHYLGAAVVGIVYPVLAWASFNLGSFALSLQITFFAVTLASCLGATALGILIADRLRKAGVGARLPR is encoded by the coding sequence GTGAGCGGCACGGATGCTTCGGGTCGGCGGTCTCACTCGCGCTTCCGCTTCCCGACGGCGATCCTCCTGACGTGTGCCGCATTGGGCGTCGCCGGTGGGGCGCTGCTGGCCCCGGCGAACTGGATCTCGACGATCCTCTTCCCGGGTCTCCCCTTCGTGAGCGTCGGGCTGGCCGGTCTGTGGCTGCTTCCCTCGGTCATCGCCCTGCGCCTGCTGCGCCGCCCCCTCGTGGGTCTGCTGGTGGGCCTGCTGGCCGGACTCGTCATCGTCCCGTTCTCGGGGTACGGCTTCAGCAGCGTGGCCACCAACCTGTGGTGGGCCGCGTTCACCGAGCTTCCGTTCCTGTTCGTGCTGTGGCGCTACTGGGGAACCTGGATGCACTACCTCGGCGCCGCAGTCGTCGGCATCGTCTACCCGGTGCTCGCGTGGGCATCGTTCAACCTCGGCAGCTTCGCGCTCTCCCTGCAGATCACGTTCTTCGCCGTGACCCTCGCCAGCTGCCTCGGGGCCACCGCCCTCGGCATCCTGATCGCCGACCGGCTGCGCAAGGCCGGCGTCGGAGCACGCCTGCCGCGCTGA
- a CDS encoding siderophore-interacting protein codes for MAYSKLVKPESSELIHLSVVRTERLSEHWMRVTLGEGEIEKFRPMGFDQWFRLFLPIGGDAGLDRVPAKANKMFGYLRFLRIPDGERPVMRNYSVRAYRAATALSGAEIDVDFVLHGSASDGTAGPASRWAETCEPGEHVLIIDEGLTFNPQRGTSRVVLVGDETALPAIASICASLPGDATGTAIIEVPAEEDALEFPHPAGVDVVWLVRPHEFDPGSFALARLRELTLPEAPFHAYAAGEQSLASGARKHLVGERGVDKNDVSFCGYWKIGASSPTSKAAREAAAEPLS; via the coding sequence ATGGCATACAGCAAACTGGTCAAGCCCGAGTCCTCCGAGCTCATCCATCTCAGCGTGGTGCGCACAGAGCGTCTCTCGGAGCACTGGATGAGGGTGACGCTCGGCGAAGGCGAGATCGAGAAGTTCCGCCCGATGGGCTTCGACCAGTGGTTCCGTCTGTTCCTGCCGATCGGCGGCGACGCGGGCCTCGATCGGGTCCCCGCGAAGGCGAACAAGATGTTCGGATACCTGAGGTTCCTGCGCATCCCCGACGGCGAGCGCCCCGTGATGCGCAACTACAGCGTGCGCGCCTACCGTGCCGCGACGGCTCTCTCGGGCGCCGAGATCGACGTCGACTTCGTGCTGCACGGGTCGGCGTCCGACGGCACCGCCGGCCCCGCCTCGCGGTGGGCCGAGACATGCGAACCCGGTGAGCACGTGCTGATCATCGACGAGGGGCTCACGTTCAACCCGCAGCGTGGAACGAGCCGCGTGGTGCTGGTCGGCGACGAGACGGCGCTGCCCGCGATCGCGTCGATCTGCGCCTCGCTGCCCGGCGACGCCACGGGCACCGCGATCATCGAGGTGCCGGCCGAGGAGGACGCGCTCGAGTTCCCGCATCCTGCCGGCGTCGACGTGGTCTGGCTCGTGCGCCCGCATGAGTTCGATCCGGGATCGTTCGCCCTCGCCCGCCTGCGTGAACTGACGCTTCCCGAGGCGCCGTTCCACGCGTATGCGGCGGGCGAGCAGTCTCTCGCCTCAGGCGCCCGCAAGCACCTGGTCGGCGAGCGCGGGGTCGACAAGAACGACGTGAGCTTCTGCGGATACTGGAAGATCGGCGCGTCGTCGCCCACGTCGAAGGCCGCCCGTGAGGCAGCTGCGGAGCCGCTCTCGTGA
- a CDS encoding energy-coupling factor transporter transmembrane component T, protein MSTQTFDPYAAMTASSPRQFLYGLNPLAKVAGVVPAMLVLIFVRDLATPAVFLALSLALIALGSRLTWRIAALLFLALPIGMLAIGAGFSLWVDADLVRDTAVVLQLSDWSLRQGALAIGFATALRLGAIIALALIGGLTTTGPDLVRASVQQLRVPYRIGYTALAAFRFVPRFGYELSVIRAAHRVRGHHGGNGPFARVARGWGYIVPLLAGAIRHAERVALAMDSRAFGAHTTRTERHLVPFRVRDTVFIVASVAASAAIFAAFFPWQLP, encoded by the coding sequence ATGAGCACGCAGACCTTCGATCCGTATGCCGCCATGACGGCATCCTCTCCGCGTCAGTTCCTGTACGGGCTGAACCCGCTCGCGAAGGTCGCGGGCGTCGTGCCCGCCATGCTGGTGCTCATCTTCGTGCGCGACCTGGCGACTCCCGCAGTCTTCCTGGCGCTGTCGCTCGCACTGATCGCCCTCGGCTCCCGACTCACGTGGCGCATCGCCGCCCTGCTGTTCCTCGCTCTGCCGATCGGCATGCTCGCCATCGGAGCGGGGTTCTCACTGTGGGTCGATGCCGACCTCGTGCGCGACACCGCCGTCGTGCTGCAGCTCAGCGACTGGTCGCTGCGGCAGGGCGCCCTGGCCATCGGCTTCGCGACGGCTCTGCGTCTCGGCGCGATCATCGCGCTCGCGCTCATCGGCGGACTGACCACCACCGGCCCCGATCTCGTGCGGGCCAGCGTGCAGCAGCTGCGGGTCCCCTACCGGATCGGCTATACGGCTCTCGCCGCATTCCGCTTCGTCCCGCGCTTCGGGTACGAGCTCTCGGTGATCCGCGCCGCGCACCGCGTGCGCGGACACCACGGCGGCAACGGCCCGTTCGCGCGGGTCGCCCGCGGCTGGGGATACATCGTGCCGCTGCTCGCCGGCGCGATCCGTCATGCCGAGCGCGTGGCACTCGCCATGGACTCCCGCGCCTTCGGCGCCCACACGACGCGCACCGAGCGGCATCTGGTGCCGTTCCGTGTGCGCGACACCGTCTTCATCGTCGCGTCCGTCGCCGCGTCCGCCGCGATCTTCGCGGCCTTCTTCCCCTGGCAGCTGCCCTGA
- a CDS encoding ABC transporter ATP-binding protein produces the protein MRSSAPLLRVRDLTITHADAVHPSPQGVTFDIAAGEVVLLLGPSGSGKSTLTLALNGLIPHAVPAAMTGTVEAGGLDTARSATAELSTRVAMVFQDPDAQIVTGTVYDEVAFGPENLRLPLDEVHRRTEDAVRRVGLWDRRDENPDRLSGGGRQRLAIACALAMGSPLIVLDEPTANLDPQGIDDVYAALSDVVAAGDRGILLVEHNLDAAMGFLTRTIVLDRAGRVAFDGPPADVIRAHAAELASMGVWLPGATLAALRMRDAGTLDLDELPLTPEELAAALASAPTHRVSSRSARSTTEGSTRSSSEDRSDETKRADAAGTARSRTENDHKTPIISTRGLTVRRRRTEILHGIDLDIRPGTLTAIIGTNGAGKTTLLQALAGVVAPPTRQVTVDGIDPGSASPRELSNRIGFVFQNPEHQFIAHTVFDELAHGLRLRHTPDAEVGERVDAMLTRFGLEAKAGVHPFLLSGGEKRRLSVGTALITRPRVLALDEPTFGQDRARASELLALLHDLRDEGTTIVIVTHDLQLVAEHTSHTMILKDGRVHAADRTDVLFRDEAPFLEAGLRLPPLQRVLAAAGQAIA, from the coding sequence GTGCGCTCATCTGCGCCTCTTCTCCGCGTGCGTGACCTCACGATCACCCACGCCGATGCCGTGCACCCCTCTCCCCAGGGCGTCACGTTCGACATCGCCGCCGGCGAGGTCGTGCTGCTGCTCGGCCCCTCGGGATCGGGCAAATCCACGCTGACGCTCGCGCTCAACGGGCTCATCCCGCATGCCGTGCCGGCCGCCATGACCGGCACGGTCGAAGCCGGAGGGCTCGACACTGCGCGCAGCGCCACGGCCGAGCTGAGCACACGGGTCGCGATGGTGTTCCAGGATCCGGATGCCCAGATCGTCACCGGCACGGTCTACGACGAGGTCGCCTTCGGCCCGGAGAATCTGCGACTGCCCCTCGACGAGGTGCACCGGCGTACGGAAGACGCGGTGCGGCGCGTCGGCTTGTGGGATCGTCGTGACGAGAACCCCGACCGGCTCTCCGGAGGCGGTCGACAGCGGCTCGCGATCGCATGCGCCCTGGCCATGGGCTCGCCGCTCATCGTGCTCGACGAACCCACCGCGAACCTCGACCCTCAGGGCATCGACGATGTGTATGCCGCGTTGAGCGACGTCGTCGCGGCCGGCGATCGCGGCATCCTTCTCGTCGAGCACAACCTCGATGCGGCCATGGGCTTCCTCACCCGCACGATCGTGCTCGATCGCGCAGGCCGGGTCGCGTTCGACGGCCCGCCCGCCGACGTCATCCGCGCTCACGCCGCTGAGCTCGCCTCGATGGGGGTCTGGCTGCCCGGGGCCACTCTGGCGGCGCTGCGGATGCGGGATGCCGGAACCCTCGACCTCGACGAGCTGCCGCTCACCCCCGAGGAGCTCGCCGCAGCGCTGGCATCCGCCCCGACGCACCGCGTTTCGTCTCGCTCCGCTCGCTCGACGACCGAGGGGAGCACCCGCTCGTCGAGCGAGGACCGCAGCGACGAGACGAAACGCGCCGATGCGGCCGGGACCGCTCGCTCGAGGACTGAGAACGACCACAAGACCCCGATCATCAGCACCCGGGGGCTCACTGTGCGTCGCCGCCGCACCGAGATCCTGCACGGCATCGACCTCGACATCCGACCGGGCACCCTCACCGCCATCATCGGCACCAACGGCGCGGGCAAGACCACTCTGCTGCAGGCCCTCGCCGGCGTCGTCGCGCCACCCACGCGGCAGGTGACGGTCGACGGCATCGACCCGGGATCAGCCTCGCCGCGCGAGCTCTCGAACCGCATCGGCTTCGTCTTCCAGAATCCGGAGCACCAGTTCATCGCGCACACGGTCTTCGACGAGCTCGCGCACGGGCTCAGGCTTCGGCACACACCGGATGCCGAAGTCGGCGAGCGCGTCGATGCCATGCTCACGCGCTTCGGCCTCGAGGCCAAGGCCGGCGTGCATCCCTTCCTGCTCTCAGGGGGTGAGAAGCGCCGTCTGTCGGTCGGTACCGCACTGATCACGCGCCCGAGAGTGCTCGCCCTCGACGAGCCGACGTTCGGACAGGATCGCGCCCGAGCATCCGAGCTCCTCGCGCTGCTGCACGATCTGCGCGACGAGGGCACCACGATCGTCATCGTGACGCATGACCTGCAGCTCGTCGCCGAGCACACGTCGCACACCATGATCCTGAAGGACGGACGTGTGCACGCCGCCGATCGCACGGACGTACTCTTCCGCGACGAGGCGCCCTTCCTCGAGGCGGGGCTCCGGCTTCCGCCGCTGCAACGCGTGCTGGCCGCGGCGGGGCAGGCGATCGCATGA
- a CDS encoding ECF transporter S component, which translates to MAPSPVLTTRVLLICAAIGVATGILGGIAGLITPGVIVLTPYLYGLVLGSHVLPGIIAQEVLRRPLVALITHLIAALISSAFNPAWALRFIGTALLFGAIQEGIAALTRYRSWGAWRFFISAGVIGLIVAVVVFFAVDLATFAPWVQIAYLVIAVLGPLAWTAVGLAIGSALSRAGVARR; encoded by the coding sequence GTGGCCCCCTCCCCCGTCCTGACGACCCGCGTGCTGCTGATCTGCGCCGCGATCGGCGTCGCCACCGGCATCCTCGGCGGGATCGCCGGCCTCATCACGCCGGGCGTGATCGTGCTCACCCCCTACCTCTACGGGCTCGTGCTGGGGTCGCACGTGCTGCCCGGCATCATCGCCCAGGAGGTGCTGCGTCGCCCGCTCGTCGCCCTGATCACCCACCTGATCGCCGCGCTCATCTCGAGCGCTTTCAACCCGGCGTGGGCGCTGCGCTTCATCGGCACGGCGCTGCTCTTCGGCGCGATCCAGGAGGGGATCGCCGCCCTCACCCGCTATCGCTCGTGGGGGGCCTGGCGCTTCTTCATCTCGGCCGGTGTGATCGGGCTGATCGTCGCGGTCGTGGTCTTCTTCGCGGTCGACCTCGCGACCTTCGCCCCGTGGGTGCAGATCGCCTATCTCGTGATCGCCGTGCTCGGCCCCCTCGCCTGGACGGCTGTCGGACTCGCGATCGGGTCCGCGCTCTCCCGCGCGGGCGTCGCCCGACGCTGA